From Bacillus basilensis, a single genomic window includes:
- a CDS encoding YxeA family protein: MKRYIALFSILVVFASLLVGCDINRLGKDEYYVQVTADGIEKNEKFDNGEPHKYFEYKLKGFDKDGKEKEKELEFTAQKNLRKDAFLRIYNSDKKGVTAWEEVKKDELPAKVKEKLSVK; this comes from the coding sequence ATGAAAAGATATATTGCACTGTTTAGTATTTTAGTTGTATTCGCAAGCCTTTTAGTTGGTTGTGATATTAATCGTTTAGGAAAAGATGAGTATTACGTTCAAGTTACAGCTGATGGAATTGAAAAAAATGAGAAGTTTGATAACGGAGAGCCACATAAATATTTCGAGTATAAATTAAAAGGATTCGATAAAGACGGAAAAGAAAAAGAAAAAGAATTAGAATTCACAGCTCAAAAAAATCTTCGTAAAGATGCATTCTTACGTATATACAATTCAGATAAAAAAGGTGTAACAGCTTGGGAAGAAGTGAAGAAAGACGAGCTTCCTGCGAAAGTGAAAGAAAAGTTAAGTGTGAAATAA
- a CDS encoding NifU family protein, giving the protein MENPHMQEQVLEVLDKLRPFLLRDGGDVELVDIEEGIVKLRLMGACGSCPSSTITLKAGIERALLEEVPGVIEVEQVF; this is encoded by the coding sequence ATGGAAAACCCACATATGCAAGAACAAGTACTAGAAGTATTAGATAAATTACGTCCATTCTTACTTCGCGATGGCGGAGACGTTGAGTTAGTAGACATTGAAGAAGGTATCGTAAAATTACGCCTTATGGGTGCATGCGGAAGCTGCCCAAGTTCTACAATCACACTAAAAGCTGGTATCGAGCGCGCGTTACTTGAAGAAGTACCAGGCGTTATCGAAGTAGAACAAGTATTTTAA
- a CDS encoding methyltransferase, with amino-acid sequence MIRSWFMCMKKFAGVVATHPNLESVLILIGDGMTISKVKK; translated from the coding sequence ATGATTAGAAGTTGGTTTATGTGTATGAAGAAGTTTGCCGGAGTAGTAGCAACTCATCCAAATTTAGAATCTGTACTTATTCTAATTGGTGACGGGATGACGATTTCTAAAGTGAAGAAATAA
- a CDS encoding ATP-binding cassette domain-containing protein produces the protein MFILKDVTYKDILHIPYLQIQKEKITCIIGESGSGKSTLLRMLNDLQSPTSGTIEYNGKLISDYPPIQLRRDVVMLGQTPPIFDGTIKDNLLMGLRLSEKPFPNDDALRSALTTVSLEKNLEDNADSLSGGEKQRLAFARIVLMDPPVYLLDEPTSALDSDTERRVMKQFTMLAREKKKTVIFITHSQQLPEEIADDIIEISKTNGATRKEVLSVEGRY, from the coding sequence ATGTTTATATTAAAAGACGTTACATATAAAGATATACTACACATCCCTTATTTACAGATTCAAAAAGAAAAAATCACATGTATTATTGGTGAGAGTGGGAGCGGAAAAAGTACATTGCTTCGCATGCTAAATGATTTACAATCTCCAACATCCGGTACAATTGAATACAACGGAAAGCTGATTTCTGATTATCCTCCTATTCAATTACGACGTGACGTAGTCATGCTTGGGCAAACCCCACCTATTTTTGATGGAACGATTAAAGACAATCTATTAATGGGACTTCGTCTTTCTGAAAAACCATTTCCAAATGATGATGCCTTGCGAAGCGCATTAACGACTGTTAGCTTAGAAAAAAATTTAGAAGACAACGCTGATTCATTATCAGGCGGGGAAAAACAACGACTTGCTTTTGCACGTATCGTACTTATGGATCCACCTGTTTATTTATTAGATGAACCAACCTCGGCACTAGATAGCGATACAGAACGCCGCGTTATGAAACAATTTACTATGCTAGCAAGAGAAAAGAAAAAAACAGTTATCTTCATCACACACTCGCAACAACTTCCAGAAGAAATTGCAGACGATATTATTGAAATTAGTAAAACAAACGGTGCAACTAGAAAGGAAGTGCTCTCAGTTGAAGGGCGTTATTGA
- a CDS encoding iron-sulfur cluster assembly accessory protein, producing MIEVTEQAAFQIKDMLKDAEDGEKYVRLAVHGGGCSGLSYGLGFEVEPKEDDTVLEFFGVEFVIDKESAPIVKGVKVDYKQSMLGGGFTIDNPNAIASCGCGSSFRTASNAGKPEEC from the coding sequence ATGATTGAAGTAACAGAACAAGCAGCTTTTCAAATTAAAGATATGTTAAAAGATGCTGAAGATGGAGAGAAGTACGTGCGCCTTGCTGTACACGGCGGCGGATGTAGTGGTCTTTCTTACGGCTTAGGATTTGAAGTAGAACCAAAAGAAGACGACACAGTTCTTGAATTTTTCGGTGTTGAATTTGTTATCGATAAAGAAAGTGCTCCGATTGTTAAAGGAGTAAAAGTTGACTATAAACAATCTATGCTTGGCGGCGGATTCACAATTGATAATCCAAACGCAATCGCATCATGCGGATGTGGATCATCTTTCCGTACAGCATCGAATGCTGGTAAGCCAGAAGAGTGCTAA
- a CDS encoding YuzD family protein has protein sequence MVNVQVYGTKVICASCVGMPSSTETFEWLQAAIGRKYEGKENKFNFEYIDFQEEQEDEDKKAFAERVVEEDLFYPVVLVNGEIVGEGNPRLKDVYEEIEKYL, from the coding sequence ATGGTTAATGTGCAAGTGTATGGGACGAAAGTAATTTGTGCGAGCTGCGTTGGAATGCCATCTTCAACAGAAACGTTTGAGTGGTTACAAGCGGCGATTGGTCGTAAATATGAAGGAAAAGAAAATAAATTTAATTTCGAGTATATTGATTTTCAAGAAGAACAAGAAGATGAAGATAAGAAAGCATTCGCAGAGCGAGTAGTGGAAGAAGATTTATTTTATCCAGTCGTTCTTGTAAATGGAGAAATTGTTGGAGAAGGAAATCCTCGTTTGAAGGATGTTTACGAAGAAATCGAGAAATATTTATAA
- a CDS encoding aspartyl-phosphate phosphatase Spo0E family protein has product MNLTKLNNRIEIKKKELIYLVEKYGFTHDKVISFSQELDRLLNLLIKLKTKKKRCSL; this is encoded by the coding sequence ATGAACTTAACGAAACTAAACAATCGAATAGAAATAAAGAAGAAAGAATTGATCTATCTCGTTGAAAAGTACGGATTCACTCATGATAAAGTGATTTCTTTCAGCCAAGAATTAGATCGTTTACTTAACTTGTTAATAAAACTCAAGACGAAGAAAAAACGTTGCTCTTTATAA
- a CDS encoding YuzB family protein, whose translation MIKPLIEFCVGNLASGSQAALEKLEKDPNLDVMEYGCLGYCGICFEGPFALVNGEVVQGATVEELVNNVYEYLDENPMF comes from the coding sequence TTGATTAAACCATTAATTGAATTTTGTGTAGGTAACCTTGCGAGTGGTTCACAAGCAGCTTTAGAGAAATTAGAAAAAGATCCGAATTTAGATGTAATGGAGTATGGTTGTTTAGGATATTGTGGTATTTGTTTTGAAGGACCATTTGCTCTTGTAAATGGTGAAGTCGTACAAGGTGCTACAGTAGAAGAACTTGTTAATAATGTATATGAGTATTTGGATGAAAATCCAATGTTTTAA
- the dapF gene encoding diaminopimelate epimerase — MSQFSFTKMHGLGNSYIYVNMFEEQIPEEDLALVAEKVSNINTGIGADGMILICPSDVAPVKMRMFNNDGSEGESCGNGLRCVAKYAYEHKLVEDTVFTIETLAGIVTAEVTVEEGKVTLAKIDMGAPRLTRAEIPMLGESETPFIRENFLYNNHRYAFTAVSMGNPHAVIFVDDVEQAPLTTLGPVLETHEMFPERVNVEFIEILNEEEMNFRVWERGSGVTQACGTGACAAVVASILNGKMERGKEITVHLAGGDLMIAWTEEGNVLMKGPAEVICRGVYEYKIEA, encoded by the coding sequence ATGAGCCAATTTTCTTTTACAAAAATGCATGGTCTTGGCAATAGTTATATATATGTAAATATGTTTGAAGAACAAATTCCTGAAGAAGATTTAGCTCTTGTGGCGGAAAAGGTTTCAAATATTAATACTGGTATTGGGGCAGATGGAATGATTTTAATTTGTCCATCTGACGTAGCGCCGGTGAAAATGCGCATGTTTAATAATGATGGGTCAGAAGGAGAGAGCTGTGGTAACGGTTTACGCTGCGTAGCGAAATATGCGTATGAGCATAAACTAGTAGAAGATACAGTTTTCACAATTGAAACGTTAGCTGGCATTGTAACGGCGGAAGTAACGGTAGAAGAAGGGAAAGTTACGTTAGCGAAAATCGATATGGGAGCACCGCGTTTAACACGTGCAGAAATACCGATGCTTGGCGAAAGTGAAACGCCATTTATTCGTGAAAACTTCTTATACAATAATCATCGTTATGCATTTACAGCCGTTTCAATGGGGAATCCGCATGCAGTTATTTTTGTTGATGATGTAGAACAAGCACCTCTTACAACACTTGGACCAGTTCTTGAGACACATGAAATGTTCCCAGAACGAGTAAATGTTGAATTCATCGAGATTTTGAATGAAGAAGAGATGAACTTCCGCGTTTGGGAACGAGGATCTGGTGTAACACAAGCTTGTGGAACAGGAGCGTGTGCTGCGGTTGTAGCCTCTATTTTAAATGGAAAGATGGAACGTGGTAAGGAAATTACAGTTCATTTAGCTGGCGGCGATTTAATGATTGCATGGACAGAAGAAGGCAATGTGTTAATGAAAGGACCAGCGGAAGTAATTTGCCGCGGAGTGTATGAGTACAAGATAGAAGCGTAA
- the phnA gene encoding alkylphosphonate utilization operon protein PhnA codes for MATLPNCPKCNSEYTYEDGVLFVCPECAHEWGQEAEVENNDGAKVVKDANGNVLQDGDAVTVIKDLKVKGTSSVVKIGTKVKSIRLVDGDHDIDCKIDGFGAMKLKSQFVKKA; via the coding sequence ATGGCTACTTTACCAAATTGTCCAAAATGTAATTCAGAATATACGTATGAGGATGGCGTTCTTTTCGTATGTCCAGAATGTGCTCATGAGTGGGGCCAAGAAGCAGAAGTTGAAAATAATGATGGTGCAAAAGTTGTAAAAGATGCGAATGGAAACGTTCTTCAAGACGGCGATGCTGTTACTGTCATTAAAGATTTAAAAGTAAAAGGAACTTCTTCAGTTGTGAAGATCGGTACGAAAGTAAAGAGTATCCGTCTAGTTGATGGCGATCACGATATCGATTGCAAAATCGACGGTTTCGGAGCAATGAAGTTAAAATCACAATTCGTTAAGAAGGCGTAA
- a CDS encoding DUF523 domain-containing protein encodes MIVISACLGGIACRYDGNDNLVSKIEELLQQEDTVLICPEVLGGLPTPRPSAEIIGGNGDDVLDGKAKVMTKDGEDVTEAFVNGAYKALEQMKDLHPEYIILKERSPSCGSSTIYTGEFNGNKQTGYGVTTALFKRHGFKVISEEDFENQKRN; translated from the coding sequence ATGATCGTAATTAGCGCTTGTTTAGGTGGAATCGCTTGCCGGTATGATGGAAATGACAATCTCGTTTCAAAAATAGAGGAGCTTCTGCAACAAGAAGATACAGTCCTCATTTGTCCTGAAGTATTAGGGGGATTACCAACGCCTCGTCCCTCTGCCGAAATTATTGGCGGGAATGGCGATGACGTTTTAGACGGAAAAGCAAAGGTAATGACAAAAGATGGTGAGGATGTCACAGAAGCTTTCGTAAACGGTGCTTATAAAGCATTAGAACAAATGAAAGATTTACATCCAGAATATATTATTTTAAAAGAACGCAGCCCATCTTGTGGTAGTTCTACAATTTACACCGGAGAATTTAACGGCAATAAACAAACTGGTTATGGGGTAACAACTGCTTTATTTAAAAGACATGGCTTTAAAGTCATTTCAGAAGAGGATTTTGAGAATCAAAAAAGGAATTGA
- the fetB gene encoding iron export ABC transporter permease subunit FetB — translation MKGVIELQIWQLAAAYIFILILIGLVKLKGIPREKQIALATFRMTIQLVLVAYVLTYVFENSNPFYTIALITSITTFAIFNIYKRVNIPMSKELKRVAALSMVAGSIGPLLLFIFVIIGHNPWYAPQYIVPITGMLVGNAMTGVSLGANTFLNNMKSQRGQIEGALMLGATPKEATAPLIRDAFDSAILPTINSMVGMGIISLPGMMTGQILAGVSPFTAIQYQITIILGISGSTAFAVILFLQLGYKTFFNKRCQLKEVDYSAK, via the coding sequence TTGAAGGGCGTTATTGAACTCCAAATTTGGCAACTTGCCGCTGCATATATTTTTATTCTTATATTAATCGGGCTTGTGAAATTAAAAGGAATACCTCGCGAAAAACAAATCGCGCTCGCAACATTCCGTATGACCATTCAGCTCGTACTTGTTGCATATGTCCTTACATACGTATTTGAAAACAGTAATCCATTTTATACAATTGCTCTCATTACTTCTATTACTACCTTTGCAATTTTTAATATTTATAAACGAGTTAACATCCCTATGTCCAAAGAATTAAAACGAGTAGCCGCCCTTTCCATGGTTGCCGGATCAATTGGGCCACTTCTACTATTTATCTTTGTTATTATCGGACATAATCCTTGGTATGCGCCGCAATATATCGTTCCGATTACAGGAATGTTAGTTGGGAATGCCATGACTGGTGTTTCTCTCGGTGCAAATACGTTCTTAAACAATATGAAATCACAAAGAGGTCAAATTGAAGGGGCACTTATGCTTGGTGCAACACCGAAAGAAGCAACTGCTCCGCTCATACGCGACGCTTTTGACTCTGCCATTTTACCAACGATCAATTCTATGGTCGGAATGGGGATTATAAGCTTACCGGGCATGATGACCGGTCAAATCTTAGCTGGTGTATCACCATTTACAGCCATTCAATATCAAATCACAATTATACTCGGTATTTCAGGAAGTACCGCTTTCGCTGTCATTCTCTTCTTACAGCTTGGATATAAGACCTTCTTTAATAAGCGGTGTCAGTTGAAAGAGGTTGACTATAGTGCGAAGTGA
- a CDS encoding helix-turn-helix domain-containing protein has translation MGSLYNLMKPYSEFRSKEEFNTYQKQVLKYYRFQLNKTDATIIHFLGKYAVNEKQKTVGVACPLMETIATNIGKSIRTVRRSIAKLEELGIIKRVATKERHKRGGYSANLYVFLTSAIDRMDDRMKMSACESGDCAAGCSKNEQKYEGETILSKNIPQIKENRKVTYELDETYCRHDIPKPFIYALLPMTSNPKKINIFWSKVELAYKKSGLLEQGVLLEQILADEEVYGNFIWRVKSVMRAYKYGEIRKNVKALLYSTVRDLFLEVGLEWGAAVRRSKGISLFDPFKKEPCV, from the coding sequence ATGGGAAGTTTATATAACTTAATGAAACCATACAGTGAATTTCGAAGTAAAGAAGAGTTTAATACATATCAAAAGCAAGTTTTGAAATATTATCGATTTCAATTAAATAAAACGGATGCTACTATTATTCATTTTTTAGGAAAGTATGCAGTGAATGAGAAACAGAAAACAGTAGGAGTTGCTTGTCCGTTAATGGAGACGATTGCGACGAATATTGGAAAAAGTATTCGTACAGTACGCCGTTCCATTGCAAAGTTAGAGGAACTAGGAATTATAAAACGTGTTGCGACAAAAGAAAGACATAAACGCGGCGGATATAGTGCGAACTTATATGTATTTCTTACATCTGCAATTGACCGCATGGATGACCGTATGAAAATGTCCGCATGTGAAAGTGGGGACTGTGCAGCTGGCTGTAGTAAAAATGAGCAAAAATATGAGGGGGAAACAATTCTTTCTAAAAACATTCCACAAATAAAAGAGAATAGAAAAGTAACGTACGAGCTTGATGAGACGTATTGTCGCCATGATATACCGAAGCCTTTTATATACGCACTTCTGCCGATGACGAGTAATCCGAAGAAGATTAATATATTTTGGAGTAAGGTGGAACTTGCGTATAAAAAGAGCGGATTATTAGAACAAGGTGTTTTACTGGAGCAAATATTAGCTGATGAAGAAGTGTATGGAAATTTCATCTGGCGAGTGAAGAGTGTCATGAGAGCGTATAAATACGGGGAAATCCGTAAAAATGTTAAGGCACTTTTATATAGTACAGTGCGAGATTTATTTTTAGAGGTTGGATTAGAATGGGGAGCAGCTGTGAGAAGAAGTAAGGGGATATCGTTATTTGATCCGTTTAAAAAGGAGCCATGCGTATAA
- a CDS encoding nucleotidyltransferase domain-containing protein, whose product MFTKKSRNIYKAGSLCEFAKAFFIGGIDVKNGVKHALPTEVQQLMERYTVELKEIFLDEKIVGVYIYGSIALGAFHVETSDVDFVTVISDSVNEAEKQQLVELHKKLSGSTLGKRMDGMYIPLADLGKYNDEMNEYVYCADGKANIGHWDINAVTWWTLKNQGITVTGKEAEDLSFQIRWDDVVNTMKYNVEQYWSGKAKQPYLFFIEEWVESAVVTMGRILYTLDHKIIVSKDRGLQYLLERSAEEWELLLKEVVRIRQNPKEKRMLSRWRRADMTKRYLLHLIETCRGKW is encoded by the coding sequence ATGTTTACGAAGAAATCGAGAAATATTTATAAAGCAGGAAGTCTTTGCGAATTTGCAAAGGCTTTTTTTATTGGAGGGATAGATGTGAAAAATGGAGTGAAGCATGCGTTACCAACAGAAGTACAACAGTTAATGGAGCGGTACACAGTAGAATTAAAAGAAATTTTTTTGGATGAAAAAATAGTCGGGGTATATATTTACGGGTCTATCGCACTTGGTGCATTTCATGTAGAAACGAGCGATGTTGATTTTGTTACGGTAATAAGTGATTCCGTGAATGAGGCTGAAAAACAACAACTTGTAGAATTACATAAGAAACTTAGTGGTAGTACGTTAGGTAAAAGAATGGATGGTATGTATATTCCGCTTGCTGATTTAGGAAAATACAACGATGAAATGAATGAGTACGTGTATTGTGCAGATGGTAAGGCGAATATAGGACATTGGGATATTAATGCAGTCACATGGTGGACATTGAAAAATCAAGGTATTACAGTTACCGGGAAAGAAGCAGAAGACCTTTCGTTTCAAATAAGGTGGGATGATGTAGTAAATACGATGAAATACAACGTAGAACAGTACTGGAGTGGGAAGGCGAAGCAGCCATATTTATTCTTTATAGAAGAGTGGGTAGAATCAGCTGTCGTTACGATGGGGCGTATTTTATATACACTAGATCATAAAATAATCGTTTCAAAAGATAGAGGATTGCAATATTTGTTAGAACGTTCAGCGGAAGAATGGGAGCTTTTATTAAAAGAAGTAGTGAGAATACGGCAGAACCCAAAAGAAAAGCGAATGCTCTCAAGGTGGAGAAGGGCAGATATGACGAAGAGGTATTTGCTGCACTTAATTGAGACGTGTAGAGGGAAATGGTAG
- a CDS encoding NAD(P)/FAD-dependent oxidoreductase, producing MKHLVILGGGYGGMRILQRLLPSNQLPDDVQVTLIDKVPYHCFKTEYYALVAGTISETHIRIPFPEHPRLNIQYGTITNIDLEEKAVHLDGGEAIQYDDLIIGLGCEDKYHNVPGAKEYTHSLQSIEQTRKTYEQLNSLEPNATVAVVGAGLSGVEVASELRESRSDLKIYLFDRKDRILFPYPEKLSRYVEEWFVKHKVNIIRNSNITKVEPNIVYNHDEPLECDAIVWTAGIQANEVVRNLPVEQDGSGRVVLTKYHNIPNNEHVYVVGDCAALPHAPSAQLAEGQGEQIVQILLKRWNNEPLPDELPVIKLKGVLGSLGKKHGFGLLANQPLMGRVPRLLKSGLLWMYKYHKG from the coding sequence ATGAAACACCTCGTAATACTAGGTGGCGGCTACGGTGGAATGAGAATTCTGCAAAGGCTACTTCCAAGCAACCAACTTCCGGATGATGTACAAGTGACATTAATCGACAAAGTACCATACCATTGTTTCAAAACTGAATATTATGCATTAGTAGCGGGTACAATTTCAGAAACGCATATTCGCATACCGTTTCCTGAGCATCCACGCCTTAATATTCAATACGGCACAATAACAAATATTGATCTCGAAGAAAAAGCTGTTCATCTTGATGGCGGCGAAGCAATCCAATATGATGATTTAATTATCGGACTTGGCTGTGAAGATAAATATCATAATGTTCCTGGAGCAAAGGAATATACACATAGCCTACAATCGATTGAACAAACACGTAAGACATATGAACAATTAAATAGCCTAGAACCAAATGCAACAGTTGCTGTTGTTGGTGCTGGCTTAAGTGGCGTTGAAGTAGCAAGCGAACTTCGTGAAAGCCGTTCTGATTTAAAAATCTATTTATTTGATCGAAAAGATAGAATTTTATTCCCATATCCAGAGAAATTAAGTAGATATGTAGAAGAATGGTTTGTAAAGCATAAAGTTAATATTATACGAAACTCTAACATTACAAAAGTAGAACCAAATATTGTGTACAACCACGATGAGCCACTTGAATGTGATGCAATCGTCTGGACAGCTGGTATTCAAGCAAATGAAGTTGTTCGAAACCTTCCAGTTGAACAAGATGGTAGCGGACGGGTTGTTTTAACAAAATATCACAATATTCCAAATAACGAGCACGTTTACGTTGTAGGAGATTGCGCAGCACTTCCACATGCACCATCTGCACAACTTGCTGAAGGCCAAGGAGAACAAATTGTCCAAATATTATTAAAACGTTGGAATAATGAACCACTTCCTGACGAACTACCTGTAATTAAATTAAAAGGTGTTCTCGGTTCTCTTGGTAAGAAGCATGGCTTTGGTTTACTCGCAAACCAACCATTAATGGGACGTGTACCGAGATTATTAAAATCTGGTCTTCTTTGGATGTACAAATATCATAAGGGTTAA
- a CDS encoding GNAT family N-acetyltransferase, translated as MNPILLDVPLQIETDRLILRAPLEAGEGNVVHEAIKDSIRELKQWLSLFQSIPTVEETEILLRNAHIDFLKRESFRYLIYHKETNDFIGTASLHRIDWNISKCEIGYWINTQFSGSGYMTETVSALTNLGFQLFKFRRIEIRCECNNTKSRAIPEKLGFELEGVLRNEDFSADGKQLTDTCIYAKIK; from the coding sequence ATGAATCCTATTTTATTAGATGTTCCGTTACAAATAGAAACAGATAGACTCATTCTTCGAGCGCCACTTGAAGCTGGTGAAGGGAATGTAGTACATGAAGCTATTAAAGATTCAATTCGTGAATTAAAGCAGTGGTTGTCTTTATTCCAGTCCATTCCTACTGTTGAAGAAACAGAAATTCTCTTGAGAAATGCGCATATAGATTTTTTGAAAAGAGAAAGCTTTCGCTACCTTATCTACCATAAGGAGACGAATGATTTTATTGGGACTGCAAGCCTTCACCGAATTGATTGGAATATTTCTAAATGTGAAATTGGATACTGGATTAACACGCAATTCAGTGGCAGTGGATATATGACAGAAACAGTAAGTGCATTAACAAACCTTGGATTTCAGTTATTTAAATTTAGAAGGATTGAAATACGATGTGAATGTAATAACACGAAAAGTCGTGCGATCCCTGAAAAATTAGGTTTTGAGCTTGAAGGGGTATTACGTAATGAAGATTTTTCAGCTGACGGCAAACAACTAACTGATACTTGCATCTATGCAAAGATAAAGTAA
- a CDS encoding MFS transporter, producing the protein MYKLKNNMNQLIIILLALGAFVTGTAEFVVSGILELISFELDISISMAGQLITIYSLSYAIGALILVMLTSKLDRKKVLLYAISIFILGNLVAFFSYNFVFLMLSRVIMAMSGGLYIVVATNYAAQIAVPEKRGSAMATVITGFTVSLVLGVPIGTFLAGHFDWHYIFLIIALGTVFLIIGLYKLLPSIKGNQPLPFTQQLQIMKDKRVLTGLMTTIFWILGYTMVFAYIAPLLSHTAGFSIEMTSIALFVLGTFAFIGSRFGGYAVDRWGPNRTISLSLCVHIISLFVLTFTQYRAVGVFVTLACWGVATWTTTPAKQFYLISLKPQSSETVLSFNTALMNVGMMLGSALGGIIIQYTNIVNLSWIGGLFGILALIFIRYSFYLNRNFMKNHQF; encoded by the coding sequence ATGTACAAATTGAAAAATAATATGAATCAACTAATCATCATACTTTTAGCTTTAGGGGCTTTTGTAACAGGAACAGCAGAGTTTGTTGTTTCTGGAATTTTAGAACTGATTTCTTTTGAATTAGATATTTCAATTTCAATGGCTGGTCAGTTGATTACGATTTATTCTTTATCTTATGCTATTGGAGCTTTGATCTTGGTCATGCTAACGTCTAAATTGGATCGTAAAAAAGTACTTTTATATGCTATCTCTATATTTATTCTAGGGAATCTAGTTGCATTTTTTAGCTATAATTTTGTCTTTCTTATGTTATCTAGAGTCATTATGGCGATGAGTGGAGGGTTATACATTGTTGTTGCCACCAATTATGCTGCGCAAATTGCAGTTCCAGAAAAAAGAGGTAGTGCTATGGCAACAGTCATTACAGGTTTCACTGTTTCATTAGTACTTGGAGTACCTATCGGAACATTTTTAGCTGGACATTTTGATTGGCACTATATTTTCTTAATTATTGCGCTTGGCACAGTTTTTTTAATAATAGGACTTTACAAATTATTACCATCAATAAAAGGAAACCAACCGCTGCCATTTACACAACAGCTACAAATTATGAAAGATAAACGAGTCCTTACTGGTTTAATGACAACGATCTTTTGGATTTTAGGATATACGATGGTGTTCGCCTACATTGCTCCATTATTAAGTCATACTGCTGGTTTTTCTATAGAAATGACAAGTATCGCTTTATTTGTTTTAGGCACTTTTGCTTTTATTGGCTCACGCTTTGGAGGATATGCGGTAGACAGATGGGGACCTAATCGAACGATTTCATTAAGTTTATGTGTTCATATCATCTCTTTATTTGTACTAACATTTACACAGTATAGGGCAGTCGGTGTATTTGTCACACTAGCTTGTTGGGGAGTAGCAACTTGGACAACGACACCAGCAAAGCAGTTTTATCTGATTTCACTAAAACCACAATCCTCTGAAACCGTACTCAGTTTTAATACCGCCTTAATGAATGTTGGAATGATGCTAGGTTCTGCATTAGGAGGAATCATTATTCAGTATACAAATATAGTGAATTTAAGCTGGATTGGAGGATTATTCGGTATACTTGCACTTATTTTTATCAGATATTCTTTCTATTTAAATAGAAATTTTATGAAGAATCACCAATTTTAA